In a single window of the Streptomyces sp. NBC_00094 genome:
- a CDS encoding MFS transporter, with product MGERDVRMASATGRWIVFTTVLGSGMVLLDSTVVNVALPHIGEDLDADLGALQWTVNAYMLTLAGLILLGGALGDRYGRRRVFVIGVVWFALASLLCGVAPNAGVLIAARALQGVGGALLTPGSLALIQASFHEDDRAKAVGLWSGFGGVGAAIGPFVGGWLVDGPGWRWVFLLNVPLAVLCVPVALRHVPESRDETAHGRFDVLGAVLGAAALGLVTYALIGAAWWAGVAGVVLGAGFVVVERRRGERAMAPPSIFESRLFTAVNLVTLCVYAAFGGFFFLAALQLQVVSGYSALGAGTALLPTTVLMLLFSAKSGELGERIGPRIPLTVGPLLCAAGMLLMLRVGEDASYVQDVLPAVLVLGLGMTALVAPLTATVLASVDVARAGLASGINNAAARAAGLLAVAALPLLAGMGPEAYLSAEEFDETFRRAMPMCAGILVVGAVLAWTTMRTPAARAECHPECRVHCGVTSPPLDPGERDAPT from the coding sequence ATGGGTGAGCGGGACGTGCGGATGGCCTCGGCGACCGGCCGGTGGATCGTGTTCACGACCGTGCTCGGCTCCGGGATGGTGCTGCTCGACTCCACCGTCGTCAACGTCGCCCTGCCGCACATCGGCGAGGACCTGGACGCCGACCTCGGCGCGCTCCAGTGGACCGTCAACGCCTACATGCTGACCCTCGCCGGGCTGATCCTGCTCGGCGGGGCGCTCGGCGACCGGTACGGGCGGCGCCGGGTCTTCGTGATCGGGGTGGTGTGGTTCGCGCTGGCCTCGCTGCTGTGCGGAGTCGCGCCGAACGCCGGGGTCCTGATCGCGGCCCGCGCGCTCCAGGGCGTGGGCGGGGCGCTGCTCACGCCCGGCTCGCTCGCGCTGATCCAGGCCAGTTTCCACGAGGACGACCGGGCCAAGGCGGTCGGCCTGTGGTCCGGCTTCGGCGGAGTGGGCGCGGCGATCGGGCCGTTCGTCGGCGGCTGGCTGGTGGACGGTCCCGGCTGGCGGTGGGTGTTCCTCCTGAACGTGCCGCTCGCCGTCCTCTGCGTACCCGTCGCCCTGCGCCACGTGCCCGAGTCGCGGGACGAGACCGCGCACGGCCGCTTCGACGTCCTCGGCGCGGTCCTGGGCGCGGCGGCGCTCGGGCTCGTGACGTACGCGCTGATCGGCGCGGCCTGGTGGGCGGGGGTGGCCGGGGTCGTGCTCGGGGCCGGGTTCGTGGTGGTGGAGCGGCGGCGGGGGGAGCGTGCGATGGCACCGCCGTCGATCTTCGAGTCCCGGCTGTTCACGGCGGTCAACCTGGTCACCCTCTGCGTGTACGCGGCGTTCGGCGGCTTCTTCTTCCTGGCCGCGCTGCAGCTCCAGGTGGTCTCCGGCTACTCGGCGCTCGGCGCCGGTACGGCGTTGCTGCCGACGACCGTGCTCATGCTGCTGTTCTCGGCGAAGTCCGGGGAGCTGGGGGAGCGGATCGGGCCCCGGATCCCCCTCACGGTGGGGCCGCTGCTGTGCGCGGCGGGGATGCTGCTGATGCTGCGGGTCGGGGAGGACGCCTCGTACGTACAGGACGTGCTGCCGGCCGTGCTGGTGCTCGGTCTCGGCATGACGGCCCTGGTCGCGCCGCTGACCGCGACCGTCCTGGCCTCGGTGGACGTGGCCAGGGCGGGGCTCGCGAGCGGGATCAACAACGCGGCGGCGCGGGCGGCCGGGCTGCTCGCGGTGGCCGCGCTGCCGCTGCTCGCCGGGATGGGCCCGGAGGCGTACCTCTCGGCGGAGGAGTTCGACGAGACCTTCCGGCGGGCGATGCCGATGTGCGCGGGGATCCTGGTGGTGGGGGCGGTGCTGGCCTGGACGACGATGCGGACGCCGGCGGCGCGGGCGGAGTGCCACCCGGAGTGCCGGGTGCACTGCGGGGTGACGTCGCCGCCGCTGGACCCGGGGGAGCGGGACGCCCCGACCTGA
- a CDS encoding MalY/PatB family protein, with protein MYDFDREIDRHDTWSVQWDGIADRFGVPDLLPFTISDMDFASPPEVLAALRDRVDHGVFGYTDWRLGDFREAIRHWYASRYATDIDPGALVYAPSVLSQLSQLLQMWTEPGDGVVVHTPTYDGFRKAVTGLGRELRGVPLGDLDALERELARPDSRMLLLCSPHNPTGRVWTEEELTVFAELAERHGAAVVSDEIHADLTTEGHRHIPWTRVAEPGRGRRWALVTSGTKAFNFPALSGSYGIVGDPDAREAFVRRMETGEGLASPAVLSLTAHIAAYRQGAPWLDELRGYVAGTMRLLRERISEGLPGVVWEPPQAGYLAWIDLRPLGIEETRLQEELVSVEKVAIMPGGVYGTPGFVRLNVGCPRKKAERGVDALIRAATRLRTS; from the coding sequence ATGTACGACTTCGACCGCGAGATAGACCGACACGACACCTGGTCGGTCCAGTGGGACGGGATAGCGGACCGCTTCGGCGTGCCCGATCTGCTCCCCTTCACCATCTCCGACATGGACTTCGCTTCCCCGCCGGAGGTCCTCGCGGCCCTCCGCGACCGAGTCGACCACGGCGTCTTCGGTTACACGGACTGGCGGCTCGGGGACTTCCGGGAGGCGATCCGGCACTGGTACGCGAGCCGGTACGCGACCGACATCGACCCCGGGGCGCTCGTGTACGCGCCCTCCGTGCTCAGCCAGCTCTCGCAGCTCCTGCAGATGTGGACGGAGCCCGGCGACGGCGTGGTCGTCCACACCCCCACGTACGACGGATTCCGCAAGGCCGTCACCGGGCTCGGGCGCGAGCTGCGGGGCGTGCCGCTCGGAGACCTCGACGCCCTGGAGCGGGAGCTGGCCCGCCCCGACAGCCGGATGCTGCTGCTCTGCTCCCCGCACAACCCGACCGGCCGGGTGTGGACGGAGGAGGAGCTCACCGTCTTCGCCGAGCTGGCGGAACGACACGGCGCGGCGGTCGTCAGCGACGAGATCCACGCCGACCTGACCACCGAGGGCCACCGGCACATCCCGTGGACCCGGGTGGCCGAGCCGGGCCGGGGCCGCCGCTGGGCGCTGGTCACCTCCGGCACGAAGGCCTTCAATTTCCCCGCGCTCTCGGGCTCGTACGGGATCGTCGGCGACCCCGACGCACGCGAGGCGTTCGTCCGGCGCATGGAGACCGGCGAGGGGCTCGCCTCGCCCGCCGTCCTCTCGCTGACCGCCCACATCGCCGCGTACCGGCAGGGCGCGCCGTGGCTGGACGAGCTGCGCGGCTATGTCGCGGGGACGATGAGGCTGCTCCGGGAGCGGATCTCGGAGGGCCTGCCCGGTGTCGTGTGGGAGCCCCCGCAGGCCGGATACCTGGCCTGGATCGACCTGCGGCCACTCGGAATCGAGGAGACGCGGCTCCAGGAGGAGCTGGTGTCGGTGGAGAAGGTCGCGATCATGCCGGGTGGGGTGTACGGGACGCCGGGCTTCGTCCGGCTGAACGTGGGCTGCCCGAGGAAGAAGGCGGAGCGGGGCGTGGACGCGCTGATCCGGGCGGCGACGCGGCTGCGGACGAGCTGA
- the fbaA gene encoding class II fructose-bisphosphate aldolase, translated as MPIATPEVYNEMLDRAKAGKFAYPAINVTSTQTLHAALRGFAEAESDGIIQISTGGAEFLGGQYNKDMVTGAVALAEFAHIVAKKYDITVALHTDHCPKDKLDGYVRPLLDISAERVARGENPLFQSHMWDGSAETLADNLAIGQELLAKAAAAKIILEVEITPTGGEEDGVTHEINDELYTTVDDAIRTAEALGLGEKGRYLLAASFGNVHGVYKPGNVVLRPELLKDLQAGVAAKFGKNDPFDFVFHGGSGSTAEEIATALENGVVKMNLDTDTQYAFTRPVVDHMFRNYDGVLKVDGEVGKKSTYDPRTWGKLAEAGMAVRVTEACAALRSTGTKLK; from the coding sequence ATGCCCATCGCAACCCCCGAGGTCTACAACGAGATGCTCGACCGGGCGAAGGCAGGCAAGTTCGCCTACCCGGCCATCAATGTGACCTCGACCCAGACTCTGCACGCGGCGCTGCGAGGCTTCGCGGAGGCCGAGAGCGACGGCATCATCCAGATCTCGACCGGTGGAGCCGAGTTCCTGGGCGGTCAGTACAACAAGGACATGGTCACGGGCGCCGTTGCCCTGGCCGAGTTCGCGCACATCGTCGCCAAGAAGTACGACATCACGGTCGCGCTGCACACCGACCACTGCCCGAAGGACAAGCTCGACGGCTACGTCCGTCCGCTGCTCGACATCTCCGCCGAGCGCGTCGCCCGTGGCGAGAACCCGCTGTTCCAGTCGCACATGTGGGACGGCTCCGCCGAGACCCTCGCCGACAACCTGGCCATCGGCCAGGAGCTGCTCGCGAAGGCCGCCGCCGCCAAGATCATCCTTGAGGTCGAGATCACCCCGACCGGCGGCGAGGAGGACGGCGTCACGCACGAGATCAACGACGAGCTGTACACCACCGTCGACGACGCCATCCGCACCGCCGAGGCCCTCGGCCTGGGCGAGAAGGGCCGCTACCTCCTGGCCGCGTCCTTCGGCAACGTGCACGGCGTCTACAAGCCGGGCAACGTCGTGCTCCGCCCCGAGCTCCTCAAGGACCTCCAGGCGGGCGTCGCCGCGAAGTTCGGCAAGAACGACCCGTTCGACTTCGTCTTCCACGGTGGCTCGGGCTCGACCGCCGAGGAGATCGCCACCGCGCTGGAGAACGGCGTCGTGAAGATGAACCTCGACACCGACACCCAGTACGCCTTCACCCGTCCGGTCGTGGACCACATGTTCCGCAACTACGACGGTGTCCTGAAGGTCGACGGCGAGGTCGGCAAGAAGTCCACCTACGACCCGCGCACCTGGGGCAAGCTGGCCGAGGCCGGCATGGCCGTCCGCGTGACCGAGGCGTGTGCCGCGCTCCGCTCGACCGGCACGAAGCTGAAGTAA
- the pyrE gene encoding orotate phosphoribosyltransferase, whose product MTDVRAELLQQIKDKAVVHGKVTLSSGLEADYYIDLRRITLDGEAAPMVGQVMLDLTADLDFDCVGGLTLGADPVATSMLHASAARGQRLDAFVVRKAQKAHGMQRRIEGADVKGRRCLVVEDTSTTGGSPLTAVAAVREAGGEVVAVATIVDRGAADAIAGAGLPYLTGYQLGDLELG is encoded by the coding sequence ATGACTGACGTACGTGCTGAGCTGCTCCAGCAGATCAAGGACAAGGCCGTGGTACACGGCAAGGTGACCCTCTCCTCGGGTCTGGAAGCCGATTACTACATCGACCTGCGCCGCATCACGCTGGACGGCGAGGCCGCGCCGATGGTGGGTCAGGTCATGCTCGACCTCACCGCCGACCTGGACTTCGACTGCGTCGGCGGTCTGACCCTGGGCGCCGACCCGGTCGCGACCTCGATGCTGCACGCCTCCGCCGCGCGCGGGCAGCGCCTCGACGCCTTCGTCGTACGGAAGGCGCAGAAGGCGCACGGTATGCAGCGCCGTATCGAGGGGGCGGACGTGAAGGGCCGCCGCTGCCTCGTGGTCGAGGACACCTCGACCACCGGCGGCTCGCCGCTGACCGCCGTCGCGGCCGTCCGCGAGGCGGGCGGCGAGGTCGTCGCCGTGGCCACGATCGTGGACCGGGGCGCGGCCGACGCGATCGCCGGGGCGGGTCTGCCGTACCTCACCGGCTACCAGCTGGGCGATCTCGAACTGGGCTAA
- a CDS encoding aldose 1-epimerase, which produces MQTRLTAGDAELTISPEHGCRIEGLRIGGTEVLRQGERFGSFPMVPWCGRTEEGRFRNGGTTHQLPVNAPPHAIHGTVRDLAWKTVRTSETEAVFTCELGDPWPYKGLVTQVFELAEDSLTLRFGIETYDDSFPAQAGWHPWFLRNLGEGGQDVRLDFTPAWQEERGENHLPTGRRIDPLPGPWDDCFGMPEGVDVTLTWPEELELKVTSRAEWVVIYDEPAEAVCVEPQSGPPNGLNTHPRLVTPIDPLEIASVWSWRRLRP; this is translated from the coding sequence ATGCAGACACGACTGACGGCGGGCGACGCCGAGTTGACCATCAGCCCCGAACACGGCTGCCGGATCGAGGGCCTGCGCATCGGCGGCACCGAGGTGCTGCGCCAGGGTGAGCGGTTCGGGAGCTTCCCGATGGTGCCCTGGTGCGGGCGGACCGAGGAAGGTCGCTTCCGCAACGGGGGGACCACCCATCAGCTGCCGGTCAACGCACCCCCGCACGCCATCCACGGCACCGTCCGCGACCTCGCCTGGAAGACCGTCCGGACCTCGGAGACGGAGGCGGTCTTCACCTGCGAGCTCGGGGACCCCTGGCCGTACAAGGGCCTGGTGACCCAGGTCTTCGAGCTGGCCGAGGACTCCCTCACCCTCCGGTTCGGGATCGAGACCTATGACGACTCCTTCCCGGCGCAGGCCGGCTGGCACCCCTGGTTCCTGCGCAACCTCGGCGAGGGCGGCCAGGACGTGCGGCTCGACTTCACGCCCGCCTGGCAGGAGGAGCGCGGCGAGAACCACCTCCCCACCGGCCGCCGGATCGATCCCCTCCCCGGCCCCTGGGACGACTGCTTCGGGATGCCCGAGGGCGTCGACGTCACCCTCACCTGGCCGGAGGAGCTGGAGCTGAAGGTCACCAGCCGCGCCGAGTGGGTCGTGATCTACGACGAGCCGGCGGAGGCGGTCTGTGTCGAGCCGCAGTCCGGCCCGCCGAACGGCCTCAACACCCACCCGCGCCTGGTCACCCCGATCGACCCGCTGGAGATCGCGAGCGTCTGGAGCTGGCGGCGGCTCCGTCCCTGA
- a CDS encoding SRPBCC family protein, which produces MEHEVFVPVPAEVLRATLTDPARVVRCVPGLQRDADAEAGPLAGRLKVRVGGHTITYRGTLRVVERDGAITYEGQGAEARGKGSAELSLTVVLTPVDEGTSLSFTGALTAEGRLAEATDEARNTAGARLLDKFVEAVAALAEEPGDAAEEDGADSGTGGESGTRGDSRAGRDSRADADPRTPADAGSDVGPETDHDGVDDGVEEPGRSSGFGVEIPPPSLDPLLDEEFGVTPVELPSPQPAAEAAHARRTMIGRSAEEVDHAPPRGRYAPVPAPESTRASDTLRWIAPAAVLALASAVVVGRALRRRR; this is translated from the coding sequence ATGGAGCATGAGGTGTTCGTCCCGGTACCGGCCGAGGTCCTGCGCGCGACGCTCACGGACCCGGCCCGGGTGGTGCGCTGCGTGCCAGGCCTCCAGCGCGACGCCGACGCGGAGGCGGGCCCCCTCGCGGGCCGCCTCAAGGTCCGCGTCGGCGGCCACACCATCACCTACCGGGGCACCCTGCGGGTCGTCGAGCGGGACGGTGCCATCACTTACGAGGGGCAGGGCGCCGAGGCCCGGGGCAAGGGCTCGGCCGAACTGTCCCTGACCGTCGTCCTCACTCCGGTGGACGAGGGAACGAGCCTGAGCTTCACGGGCGCCCTGACGGCGGAGGGCCGGCTCGCCGAGGCGACGGACGAGGCCCGGAACACGGCGGGCGCCCGGCTGCTCGACAAGTTCGTGGAGGCGGTGGCCGCTCTCGCGGAGGAGCCGGGGGACGCGGCCGAGGAGGACGGCGCCGACTCCGGTACCGGCGGCGAATCCGGTACGCGCGGCGACTCCCGTGCCGGTCGCGACTCCCGTGCCGACGCCGACCCCCGTACCCCCGCCGACGCCGGTTCCGACGTCGGTCCCGAAACCGATCATGACGGGGTCGACGACGGGGTCGAGGAGCCCGGGCGGTCCTCCGGCTTCGGCGTGGAGATCCCGCCCCCCTCCCTCGACCCGCTGCTCGACGAGGAGTTCGGCGTCACCCCGGTCGAGCTCCCCTCCCCGCAGCCCGCCGCCGAGGCCGCCCACGCGCGGCGGACCATGATCGGACGGAGCGCCGAGGAGGTCGACCACGCCCCTCCGCGCGGCCGGTACGCCCCCGTTCCCGCGCCCGAGTCCACCCGCGCGTCGGACACCCTGCGGTGGATCGCCCCCGCCGCCGTGCTCGCCCTCGCCTCCGCCGTCGTCGTCGGCCGGGCCCTGCGTCGACGCCGCTGA
- a CDS encoding polyamine aminopropyltransferase, producing the protein MIEPTVTMPPTRVRQPPVRRRERPPRSSRPPRSGDAVRVPVLAVVFVCAACGLVYELELVALASYLIGDSVTQASVVLSVMVFAMGVGSLLAKRLRCRAAVGFGLVEAGLALIGGCSAMALYAAFAWLGESRYVVVGFSLAIGVLIGAEIPLLMSLIQRAALSGPAKRASRRTPPVEQDDAAGTVADLFAADYVGALVGGLAFPFLLLPWLGQLTGALVTGAVNAIAGGGLVLWVFRRDLTARSRALLIGVNVSVLAVLATATVLVDDFEEAARRAVYGEQVRVAVHTDFQEVVVTGGREGPPDLFLDGRLRVAGQDEYRFHEALVHPAMRGPHARVLIVGGGDGLAAREVLRYPGVRSVTVVELDPGVVRLARTDPALATLNAQAFRDPRVRVVYADAFNWLRGAADHLQERYDVVISDLPDPGITPSTKLYSEEFYGLAARVLAGSGRFAVHAGSVTDRPHTYWTVDASLRAAGFATRPYSAGGRTPGFAAGPDRADRTGGTEQGPGDWGFLLAVVGTQPPALGLAPDAPRLRSLGAGTLEAAARRAERARGAELPPSTLVHPRYGG; encoded by the coding sequence ATGATCGAGCCGACCGTGACCATGCCACCCACCAGGGTGCGCCAACCGCCCGTGCGGCGGCGCGAGCGGCCACCCCGGTCGTCGCGGCCGCCGCGATCGGGCGACGCGGTGCGGGTCCCGGTCCTCGCCGTGGTCTTCGTCTGCGCCGCCTGCGGCCTGGTCTACGAACTCGAACTGGTCGCGCTCGCCTCCTACTTGATCGGCGACTCGGTCACCCAGGCCTCCGTCGTGCTCTCCGTGATGGTCTTCGCGATGGGGGTGGGCTCGCTCCTCGCCAAGCGGCTGCGCTGCCGCGCCGCCGTCGGCTTCGGCCTGGTCGAGGCCGGGCTCGCCCTCATCGGAGGCTGCTCGGCGATGGCGTTGTACGCGGCCTTCGCCTGGCTGGGCGAGTCGCGGTACGTCGTCGTGGGGTTCTCGCTCGCCATCGGGGTGCTCATCGGCGCGGAGATCCCCCTCCTCATGTCCCTCATACAGCGGGCCGCCCTGTCCGGGCCCGCGAAGCGGGCGAGTCGGCGGACCCCGCCCGTCGAGCAGGACGACGCCGCGGGGACGGTCGCCGACCTCTTCGCCGCCGACTACGTCGGCGCGCTCGTCGGCGGCCTCGCCTTCCCCTTCCTGCTGCTGCCCTGGCTCGGCCAGCTCACCGGCGCGCTCGTCACCGGCGCGGTCAACGCGATCGCGGGCGGCGGGCTCGTGCTGTGGGTGTTCCGCCGCGATCTGACCGCCCGCTCCCGCGCCCTGCTGATCGGGGTGAACGTGTCGGTCCTGGCGGTCCTCGCCACGGCGACCGTGCTCGTCGACGACTTCGAGGAGGCCGCGCGCCGGGCCGTGTACGGGGAGCAGGTGCGGGTCGCCGTCCACACCGACTTCCAGGAGGTGGTCGTGACGGGGGGCCGCGAGGGGCCGCCCGACCTGTTCCTGGACGGCCGGCTCCGGGTGGCAGGCCAGGACGAGTACCGCTTCCACGAGGCGCTCGTCCACCCCGCGATGAGAGGCCCGCACGCGCGCGTCCTGATCGTCGGCGGCGGGGACGGCCTCGCCGCCCGGGAGGTCCTGCGCTACCCCGGCGTCCGCTCCGTCACCGTCGTCGAGCTCGACCCCGGGGTCGTACGCCTCGCCCGCACCGATCCGGCCCTCGCCACGCTCAACGCGCAGGCGTTCCGGGACCCGCGCGTCCGGGTGGTCTACGCGGACGCCTTCAACTGGCTGCGGGGTGCCGCCGATCATCTGCAGGAACGGTACGACGTGGTGATCTCCGACCTTCCCGACCCGGGCATCACCCCCAGCACCAAGCTGTACTCGGAGGAGTTCTACGGGCTCGCGGCCCGGGTCCTCGCCGGCTCCGGACGGTTCGCCGTCCATGCCGGTTCGGTCACCGACCGCCCCCACACGTACTGGACGGTGGACGCATCCCTGCGCGCCGCCGGGTTCGCGACCCGCCCCTACAGCGCGGGCGGCCGCACCCCCGGCTTCGCCGCCGGTCCCGACCGCGCCGACCGCACCGGCGGTACGGAGCAGGGGCCCGGGGACTGGGGTTTCCTCCTGGCGGTCGTGGGAACGCAGCCGCCCGCCCTCGGCCTCGCACCCGACGCACCCCGGCTGCGCTCCCTCGGCGCGGGCACCCTGGAGGCCGCCGCGCGCCGAGCCGAGCGGGCCCGGGGAGCCGAGCTGCCGCCCTCGACCCTGGTGCACCCGCGGTACGGCGGCTGA
- a CDS encoding DUF2617 family protein, producing the protein MLTTLKTSYTDTRAADLAWALGREPLPALAVLDLELSGARLQLRLLGASHQVLLEEEGRSCSETVACMPGSSTPLPLGVSKRVGEWEYEFAARVETLSHGSFAGRAQELLALVADHPNGLAGTFPGSPHAFTAMLAQRHEGQVRWRTWHAYPQEGQLVVTRTRIGVRMPATL; encoded by the coding sequence ATGCTCACCACCCTGAAAACCTCCTACACCGATACGCGTGCGGCCGATCTGGCCTGGGCCCTCGGGCGCGAGCCGCTGCCCGCCCTCGCCGTACTCGATCTCGAACTCTCCGGCGCCAGACTCCAGTTGAGGCTGCTCGGCGCCTCCCACCAGGTACTCCTGGAGGAGGAGGGCCGCAGCTGCTCGGAGACCGTCGCCTGTATGCCCGGCAGCAGCACCCCGCTCCCGCTCGGCGTGTCCAAGCGCGTCGGCGAATGGGAGTACGAATTCGCCGCACGTGTCGAGACGCTCTCGCACGGCTCCTTCGCGGGCCGTGCGCAGGAGCTGCTCGCGCTCGTCGCCGACCACCCGAACGGGCTCGCGGGGACCTTCCCCGGGTCCCCGCACGCCTTCACGGCGATGCTGGCACAGCGTCACGAGGGCCAGGTGCGCTGGCGCACCTGGCACGCCTACCCGCAGGAAGGGCAGTTGGTGGTGACCAGGACCCGGATCGGCGTACGTATGCCCGCAACGCTCTGA
- a CDS encoding pyridoxal phosphate-dependent aminotransferase, with the protein MTRPLLNRRLAEFGTTIFAEMSALAARTGSINLGQGFPDTDGPEEIREAAVRALRDGRGNQYPPGPGVPELRQAVADHQRERYGIAYDPDTEVLVTAGATEAIAASLLALVEPGDEVIALEPYYDSYAACIAMAGGTRVPVTLRPHEGAYVLDLDELRAAVTDRTRLILLNTPHNPTGTVLTRAELTAVAELAIERDLLVVTDEVYEHLVFDGAEHVPIASLPGMRERTVTIGSSGKTFSFTGWKVGWITASPELTTAVRSAKQFLTYVSAGPFQYAIAEALRLPATYFDELRADLRAKRDLLSEGLAQAGFEVYRPAGTYFVTTDIRPLGADDGFAFCRSLPERAGVVAIPNAVFYDHREAGAPFVRFAFCKKTEVLEEAVSRLKRLA; encoded by the coding sequence ATGACACGACCGCTGCTCAACCGACGGCTCGCCGAGTTCGGGACGACGATCTTCGCCGAGATGTCCGCGCTCGCCGCCAGGACCGGGTCGATCAATCTCGGCCAGGGCTTCCCCGACACCGACGGCCCCGAGGAGATCCGCGAGGCCGCCGTCCGCGCGCTGCGCGACGGCCGCGGCAACCAGTACCCGCCCGGCCCCGGCGTGCCCGAGCTGCGGCAGGCCGTCGCCGACCACCAGCGGGAGCGGTACGGGATCGCGTACGACCCCGACACGGAGGTACTGGTCACCGCGGGCGCGACCGAGGCGATCGCGGCCTCGCTGCTCGCCCTCGTGGAGCCGGGCGACGAGGTGATCGCCCTGGAGCCGTACTACGACTCGTACGCGGCCTGCATCGCGATGGCCGGCGGCACCCGCGTCCCCGTCACCCTCCGCCCGCACGAGGGCGCCTACGTCCTCGACCTGGACGAACTGCGGGCCGCCGTCACCGACCGGACCCGGCTGATCCTGCTCAACACCCCGCACAACCCCACCGGCACCGTCCTCACCCGCGCCGAGCTGACCGCCGTGGCCGAGCTGGCGATCGAGCGGGACCTGCTCGTCGTCACCGACGAGGTGTACGAGCACCTGGTCTTCGACGGGGCCGAGCACGTACCGATCGCGAGCCTCCCCGGGATGCGGGAGCGGACCGTCACCATCGGGTCGAGCGGGAAGACGTTCTCGTTCACCGGCTGGAAGGTCGGCTGGATCACCGCGAGCCCCGAGCTGACCACCGCCGTCCGCTCGGCCAAGCAGTTCCTCACGTACGTCTCCGCCGGCCCGTTCCAGTACGCGATCGCCGAGGCGCTGCGCCTCCCGGCCACGTACTTCGACGAGCTCCGCGCCGATCTGCGGGCCAAGCGGGACCTGCTGAGCGAAGGCCTCGCGCAGGCGGGTTTCGAGGTCTACCGCCCGGCGGGGACCTACTTCGTCACCACCGACATCCGCCCCCTCGGCGCCGACGACGGCTTCGCCTTCTGCCGCTCGCTCCCCGAGCGCGCGGGTGTCGTCGCCATCCCGAACGCCGTCTTCTACGACCACCGCGAGGCCGGCGCCCCCTTCGTCCGCTTCGCCTTCTGCAAGAAGACGGAGGTCCTGGAGGAGGCCGTCTCCCGCCTCAAGCGCCTCGCCTGA
- a CDS encoding YbjN domain-containing protein, with translation MSIDPSSIPNFGGQPQPQAAGPAGPVVPDQDLVKQLLEQMELKYVVDDEGDLAAPWEEFRTYFMFRGEDEQQVFSVRTFYDRPHSADDRAKVLDAIDDWNRRTLWPKVYTHLHEEEDGSATLRLIGEAQMLIGTGVALEHFVSSTVSWVRASIEFDKWVVEQFGLATPEEKAGDEEA, from the coding sequence GTGAGCATCGACCCGTCCTCGATTCCGAATTTCGGGGGCCAGCCCCAGCCTCAGGCCGCAGGACCGGCGGGCCCCGTCGTCCCCGACCAGGACCTCGTCAAGCAGCTCCTCGAGCAGATGGAGCTGAAGTACGTCGTCGACGACGAGGGTGACCTCGCGGCTCCGTGGGAGGAGTTCCGCACGTACTTCATGTTCCGCGGCGAGGACGAGCAGCAGGTCTTCTCCGTGCGGACGTTCTACGACCGCCCGCACTCCGCCGACGACCGCGCCAAGGTCCTCGACGCGATCGACGACTGGAACCGCCGCACCCTGTGGCCCAAGGTCTACACGCACCTGCACGAGGAGGAGGACGGCTCCGCCACCCTCCGTCTCATCGGTGAGGCCCAGATGCTGATCGGCACCGGCGTCGCCCTGGAGCACTTCGTGTCCTCCACGGTCAGCTGGGTCCGCGCCTCCATCGAGTTCGACAAGTGGGTCGTGGAGCAGTTCGGTCTGGCGACCCCCGAGGAGAAGGCCGGCGACGAGGAGGCCTGA